A segment of the Trifolium pratense cultivar HEN17-A07 linkage group LG7, ARS_RC_1.1, whole genome shotgun sequence genome:
ttatttttcctataatGCAATTAGCAAAGATCATAATGAGAGCtctatatatacacatatatgGACCCACCCACCCTTTGAAGAATGAAAGGGTAACTAATCATAAGAATCTATTGCACCGAATCCACTAGTTTATGTTTGAAATCTTTTGAGTATTTAGTCAACATGTGGTGTGATTTTTCCCAACACTCTCCTAATATGTGATTTTTCCTAACAATAGTTGTTTTGTCTTTTCAGTGATATTGTCTTGCAATATGATGAAACCATGAAAAAGTTAGCGGAGAAACTAATGCTACTAATGTTAGACTCTCTTGGTATTACAAAAGAAGATATCAAATGGGCCAGCTCAAAAGCCCAATTTGAAAAAGCTTGTGCAGCTATGCAATTGAACTCCTACCCAATTTGTCCTGATCCGGATCGCGCCATGGGTCTTGCCCCACACACGGACTCGACATTTCTAACGATCCTATCCCAAAGCGACATAAGCGGGTTGCAGGTTCAACGAGAGGGTTTTGGGTGGGTCACGGTGCCCCCACTCCATGGAGGACTAGTTGTCAACGTAGGCGACCTATTCCATATTTTATCGAACGGATTGTACCCTAGTGTGCTCCATCGGGTTTTAGTGAACCGAATCCGTCAAAGGTTTTCGGTTGCTTATTTATATGGGCCACCATCCAATGTGGAGATTTGTCCACATGCAAAATTAGTAGGCCCAACACAACCTCCCCTTTATAGGTCAGTGACTTGGAATGAGTACCTTGGCACAAAAGCAAAACATTTCAACAAAGCACTATCATCCGTTAGACTTTGTGCACTTATTAACGGTTTGTTTGATGTAAACGA
Coding sequences within it:
- the LOC123899771 gene encoding gibberellin 3-beta-dioxygenase 1, which gives rise to MPSLSEAYRAHPVHINHKHPDFNSLQELPESYTWTNLDDHTINSNNIMKDSSSNSSVPIIDLSDPNASKLIGHACKTWGVYQVVNHGIPLSLLDDIQWVGQTLFSLPSHQKLKAIRSPDGVTGYGLARISSFFPKLMWSEGFTIVGPPLDHFRQLWPQDYAKYCDIVLQYDETMKKLAEKLMLLMLDSLGITKEDIKWASSKAQFEKACAAMQLNSYPICPDPDRAMGLAPHTDSTFLTILSQSDISGLQVQREGFGWVTVPPLHGGLVVNVGDLFHILSNGLYPSVLHRVLVNRIRQRFSVAYLYGPPSNVEICPHAKLVGPTQPPLYRSVTWNEYLGTKAKHFNKALSSVRLCALINGLFDVNDSNKSSVQVG